Proteins encoded by one window of Terriglobia bacterium:
- a CDS encoding tetratricopeptide repeat protein: MRIQTAPESRKTRRSKPSRTIIPDGLRRWEWLIILAALACDWNSWGHQFVVDDLSRIVGNPLIRGFGHIHEIFFSPYNLMYGMPSGLYRPLTTLSFALNYGIHGLNPDGFHAVNRLLHVLTSLGAFWILRRLIPDSSVAIITALLFAVHPIQTEAITYISGRSDCLVLFLFVFCWLFFIRARSTGLSRPYTGSLVFYFLALLSKESAITWLGVALLTEFVFFSQSQLKTFWLHLREHFVKLYAGYLFVSAAYLAMRFSALKGISRVEVTFLDNPLAHATVIDRVLTALKILFESLGVLLWPIHLSADHSYNQIPLIQQVRSLTALAVLVMTAASLAVLAWCYRRAPSLFFALGYFLTTYSLVSNLFIPIGTIRADRLLYMPSLGIFLLGGIAYARAIASLKGPAAKNTLRVVAATVLVLLVAGTVSRNRIWHDEFTLYAQTVQDAPQSAKAHNNLGAQYLSRGEMDLALEQFKIAEAIKPDYPDLLNNLGSLFSREGHSEEAFAYLNRAVSLSPLNPAIRNNFGLALKAQGHVAEALAQYDLVIQQYPSNADAHFNKANALVAQNRFSEAISEYSRTLEIDPTYTLARNNLNLLLQKTTPVLQHP, translated from the coding sequence ATGAGAATTCAAACTGCCCCGGAAAGCCGTAAGACTCGCAGGTCCAAACCCTCCAGAACCATCATCCCTGATGGCCTCCGCCGCTGGGAATGGCTCATCATTCTGGCAGCGCTTGCTTGCGACTGGAATAGTTGGGGCCACCAGTTTGTCGTGGACGACCTGAGCCGGATTGTCGGGAATCCCCTTATCCGGGGCTTTGGCCATATCCATGAAATTTTCTTTTCTCCCTATAATTTGATGTATGGAATGCCGAGCGGACTGTATCGCCCGCTGACCACATTGAGCTTCGCTCTCAACTATGGGATTCACGGACTGAATCCGGACGGGTTTCACGCCGTGAACCGGCTGTTGCACGTGCTGACAAGCCTGGGGGCTTTCTGGATCCTTCGTCGATTAATTCCAGATTCCTCGGTGGCCATCATCACCGCCCTGCTGTTTGCAGTCCACCCTATCCAGACCGAGGCCATCACTTACATAAGCGGACGCAGCGACTGCCTGGTGCTGTTTCTTTTTGTTTTCTGCTGGCTGTTTTTTATCCGTGCTCGAAGTACCGGATTGTCGCGTCCATATACAGGGTCCCTGGTTTTTTACTTCCTAGCCTTGCTTTCGAAGGAGAGTGCCATCACCTGGCTGGGGGTGGCTCTGTTGACCGAATTCGTGTTTTTTTCCCAGAGTCAACTCAAGACCTTCTGGCTTCATCTGCGGGAACACTTCGTCAAATTGTACGCCGGCTATCTGTTCGTCAGCGCTGCCTATCTTGCAATGCGATTTTCTGCATTGAAGGGGATCTCAAGGGTGGAGGTCACCTTTTTGGACAACCCGCTGGCCCATGCGACGGTGATTGACCGTGTATTGACGGCTCTGAAGATCTTGTTCGAGTCCCTCGGGGTGCTGCTCTGGCCCATCCACCTTTCGGCCGATCATTCCTACAATCAAATTCCGTTGATCCAGCAGGTCCGGAGTTTGACTGCGCTGGCGGTGCTGGTCATGACTGCGGCTTCGCTCGCTGTCCTGGCGTGGTGCTATCGCCGCGCCCCCTCCCTTTTCTTTGCCCTGGGTTATTTCCTCACAACCTACTCGCTGGTCAGTAATCTGTTTATTCCCATTGGGACGATCCGGGCGGACCGTCTGCTCTATATGCCCTCGCTGGGAATCTTCCTGCTGGGAGGAATTGCCTATGCCCGGGCCATCGCCTCGCTCAAGGGACCCGCTGCAAAGAATACTCTACGGGTTGTTGCTGCGACTGTTCTCGTTTTGTTGGTCGCAGGAACGGTCTCGAGGAATCGGATCTGGCATGATGAATTCACTCTTTATGCCCAGACCGTCCAGGACGCGCCCCAAAGTGCCAAGGCCCATAACAACCTGGGGGCCCAGTACCTCTCACGCGGCGAAATGGACCTGGCCCTCGAACAATTCAAAATCGCTGAAGCCATCAAACCGGACTATCCCGACTTGCTCAATAACCTCGGGAGCCTTTTCAGCCGGGAAGGACATTCAGAGGAGGCATTCGCTTATTTGAACCGCGCCGTTTCTCTCTCCCCACTAAATCCGGCGATTCGCAACAATTTCGGGCTAGCGCTGAAGGCACAAGGTCATGTGGCGGAGGCCCTCGCGCAATATGACCTCGTCATCCAACAATACCCTTCCAATGCCGACGCCCATTTCAACAAAGCCAATGCCCTGGTGGCCCAAAACAGATTTTCGGAGGCGATCTCCGAATACAGCCGGACCTTGGAGATTGACCCCACCTACACGCTGGCCAGAAATAATCTGAACCTTTTGCTTCAAAAGACGACTCCGGTTCTTCAGCACCCTTGA
- a CDS encoding tetratricopeptide repeat protein, translated as MKEKIAKSKSRGKPGKEQSTPFGDRILHGPWIILAAALLCDVNSWGHHFVMDDMDYIVRNPVIHSPASILQIFTAPFVHFPNVTLDLYRPLTALTLAINYWISGPQPDSFHLFNRLLHVLTSLGIFWVVRRLMPQRPAVAFLTGLLFAVHPVQTEAITYISGRADALAMLLFVFAWLVFIRMRATPYRLRLYVISVILYFLALLSKESAITWLGIVLLTQWVYFSQRKVKDFFEHLRQDFWRVYAGYIAATLVYVALRFSAFRGISITPTKFLVNPLVTAGFSGRLLTSLKIFFVSIGQLILPVHFSPDYSFNQIPVLDHWTNGASLAVLFLTAAFLVLLGWSHKRSPDIFFCLGYFTVTYSVVSNLIVVIGTIRADRLLYMPAFGFCLLGGLGLAYLEETARPTVWKNPVRAAALVVLLLLAGRTVIRNRDWRDQFTLYLKAIRYSPDSVKMHGYLGEQYFARNQLAEAGEHYRFALSIYPDQPDLLNDLGALLSRQGKSEEAIQCLRRALVLGPNDPELARTNLGLTLQARGNLTEAIQQFDQIIQQDPFSSGAHFNKGNALYLAGRVNEAINEYGRALEIDPRNAGAQKNLNLALQKQTPPPSPRERTPR; from the coding sequence ATGAAAGAAAAGATTGCCAAGTCAAAGTCCCGAGGCAAACCAGGGAAAGAGCAATCCACCCCCTTCGGAGATCGGATCCTTCATGGACCCTGGATTATCTTGGCTGCCGCTCTCCTCTGTGATGTGAACAGTTGGGGGCACCATTTTGTGATGGATGACATGGATTACATCGTTCGCAACCCGGTCATCCACAGTCCCGCCTCCATCCTTCAGATTTTCACCGCTCCATTCGTGCATTTCCCGAATGTGACGCTGGACCTGTATCGACCTCTGACGGCCCTCACGCTAGCGATCAACTACTGGATCAGCGGCCCCCAACCCGACAGCTTTCATCTCTTCAATCGCCTGCTTCATGTGCTCACTAGCCTGGGCATCTTCTGGGTTGTGCGCCGACTGATGCCACAGCGGCCGGCGGTCGCATTCCTGACGGGCCTGTTGTTCGCCGTCCACCCGGTCCAGACCGAAGCCATCACCTACATCAGTGGCCGGGCCGATGCCCTGGCGATGCTCCTTTTCGTTTTCGCCTGGCTTGTTTTTATCCGGATGCGAGCAACGCCTTATCGCCTGCGCCTTTACGTGATCTCAGTTATTCTTTATTTCCTCGCATTATTATCCAAGGAGAGCGCCATTACCTGGCTGGGTATCGTGTTGCTCACGCAGTGGGTTTATTTTTCACAGAGGAAGGTCAAAGACTTCTTCGAGCATCTGCGGCAGGATTTTTGGAGAGTCTACGCCGGTTACATCGCTGCAACTCTGGTGTACGTCGCCCTTCGTTTTTCTGCCTTCCGGGGGATCTCCATCACTCCCACGAAATTTCTGGTTAACCCCCTGGTCACGGCGGGCTTTTCCGGTCGCCTGCTGACTTCCTTGAAGATTTTCTTCGTGTCCATTGGACAGCTCATCCTGCCCGTCCATTTTTCTCCCGACTATTCGTTCAACCAAATTCCGGTTCTGGACCACTGGACGAATGGGGCCTCGCTGGCGGTTCTCTTCCTGACAGCGGCATTTCTGGTCCTCCTGGGTTGGAGCCACAAACGATCTCCCGACATTTTCTTCTGCCTGGGATATTTCACCGTTACGTATTCCGTTGTCAGCAACCTGATCGTAGTGATCGGCACGATTCGTGCGGACCGCTTGCTCTATATGCCGGCTTTCGGATTCTGTCTCTTAGGAGGGTTGGGGTTGGCTTACCTGGAGGAGACCGCACGCCCGACAGTGTGGAAAAACCCTGTCCGCGCGGCGGCGCTTGTGGTCCTCCTGCTTCTCGCGGGCAGAACCGTGATTCGCAATCGTGATTGGCGGGATCAATTTACTCTGTACCTCAAGGCCATCCGTTACTCGCCCGATAGCGTGAAGATGCACGGCTATCTGGGTGAGCAATACTTCGCCCGGAACCAGCTTGCTGAGGCCGGAGAACATTACCGCTTTGCACTTTCCATTTACCCCGACCAACCCGACTTGCTTAATGATTTGGGGGCCCTCCTGTCGCGTCAGGGGAAATCCGAAGAGGCCATTCAGTGTCTTCGGCGCGCCCTGGTGCTCGGCCCGAACGACCCGGAACTGGCTCGTACCAATCTCGGCCTGACCCTCCAGGCCCGGGGCAACCTCACGGAGGCCATCCAGCAATTTGATCAGATCATTCAACAAGACCCCTTCAGTTCGGGGGCCCATTTTAATAAGGGCAATGCCCTCTACCTGGCGGGGAGGGTGAACGAAGCGATCAACGAATATGGCCGGGCCCTGGAGATCGATCCTCGCAACGCAGGAGCCCAGAAGAATCTGAACCTGGCTTTGCAGAAACAGACCCCGCCGCCATCCCCTCGGGAGAGAACTCCACGCTAA